The genomic DNA CGCGTGTCCCTGCTTCGATCGTCATCTCGTGCAATTCCGTTACCTCATGTAACTCCGCAGCAGCCCCTTCCAAGGCTTCAACCGGCGCAGAGTGCCCGTGGAAGTGAATTCCCAGAAGCGCATCATAGACGAAGTGCCAGAAGTCCTTGCCGCTCTTCAGCAGTCCCAGGGTTTGATGACAGCCTTTTGCATCCAGCAGCGGCTTGGTTGCCCGGTAGGCACCCTGATATTTGTACCAGGGAATTGAGGGCCACAGATGATGGATCAGGTGGTAGTTCTGCCCCATAATCAGCACGTTGAGAATGGGATTGGGATATACGCGGGCATTCTTCCAGCGATCGCGCTCCTGAAAGGGACGGTGGGGCAAATAGTCAAAGAACAGCCCTAACGCCAAACCCACTACGCCTGCCGGGGTAAACCAGAAGTTGAAAACGTAGCCTAGAAAGTGATAGTGAATTGCTAGGACTACCACGCTGATGACGATCAGACGAGCGATCGCCCACTCCAGCAGCTCGTATTTGCGCCAGAGCCGCCGCTTGAAGAAAAAGATTTCGTGATAGAAAAAGCGGGCTGCTATCAGCCACAGGGGACCGCCATTAGACACGTAATGGTCAGGATCGTTATCGGGGTCGTTGACGTTGGCATGGTGCTGCATGTGAACGCGGGTAAACACCGGGTAGGAAAAGCCTAGCAGCAGAGCGCTTCCATGACCCAAGACGGCATTCATGATGCGATTCCGGTGGGCAACATTGTGCGATGCGTCGTGGATAACCGTACCTACCATGTGCAGCGCCAGAACGTTCGCACAGAAGCAAATCCAGTCCGGGACGTGCCAGCACCAGTACCCGATCGTGGATAGGATTACCAGGGTTACTGAAACCAGGAACATGAGCAGCGTGGGGTTCCATGCTCCCGGCGCGCCCAAAAACTCCCTCGGTACAGTCAGGGGCTGAACTGCCTCCGACATCGTTCGTTTTCTCCTTACAGCTAGAGTTTGACAGCCAAAGTTCGACAGCTAAGGTTTGCAATCTGCCCCTACGTTCGCGTCAAGCTTCGCAAAACATGAGAGCGTACTGGAATAAAACTTTACACTATTTTTCCCCGGTACTCTGGTCAAAACGACATCGTTTTTTTAGATTGCAGGGAAGAAATCGTGGACGCAAGTGCGCTTCAGGGAAGCTTTACAGATTCTACGGTTAGACGGGAGCGCTATGACGTTCTGTAGGATAAGAACATAATTTCAACCGTCTCTCAACAACCTTCTTCAAGGGACTCAACTCTAAAATCTATTCCCCAATTTATATCCCTGCCGATTCACGGCAGCTTAAGAGAAATAATTTAGACTTCCTTAAACTTTTACAAAAATCAGGAGGACTCTCCGCGATACTACTGATAGGGAAAAAGTCAGGAATTGGTGTCGAAGCCCTTGTAGACTCTACTATTCAGACAGTTTTCAGGATATTTGAGGCTTCGAGCGTCCCGTTTAATTTCCGTAGTTTCAACCTTAAATTTGCAGAATGGACATTTTATTAAGTGACCTATAGAAGGATGTTTCAATCATCCTAAACCTGGAGACTAATCTTGAGACTCCAATCTCTTTAGCTCCAACGAGCCAAAAGCAACTGTGAGGATGGCAATGAATATACGCACTTTCGCGAGTCAGACTAAGAAAACGTCTGCAAAGCAGTCATCTCAACGAGATAATCGTACGTCCCGCCCCACTGGAGCAAATCGTCTCAATCCCGATCTAACCCCTGCTACTACAAGACGCTGGTATCGCTTCGGCAAAAAGCTTCAGGAGAGCCATGCTGTCTGCCCCCAGTCAAGCTTCAATCGGGCGGCACAGAGCCAGCTTCTACGGCAGGAGGCACTGGGACAGGCGCAGCAGGGCAATTTTGAGGTTGCCGTTGCCCTCTTCAGCGAACTGATTGAACAGTATCCTGATAGCGCCAGCGACTATAGCAACCGGGGGCTGGTGTACTTCCAGGGCGGGCAGTTCGAGGCAGCGATCGCAGATTACAATCGGGCGATCGAACTCAACCCTCTGTTGGACAGCGCCTACAACAATCGCGCCAACTACTACGCTTCCCAGGGGCAGTTTTTAGAAGCCATTCTGGACTACGATGTTGCACTGGATCTCAATCCTGCCAACGTGCGGGTCTGGATTAACCAGGGAATCACGTTCCGGGAGCTGGAGATGTACGAGCGTGCCCTGGAAAGCTTTGAGCTTGCCCTCTGCCTAGGTCGTCTGGAAGGACACATTTATGCCGAGCGTGGACGCACCTATCATCTGTGGGGGGACTGGAACTGTGCGCTTGCGGACTATCGACGGGCGATCGAACACCTGCCCGAAGCCGGAAAGCAATCCCCCAATCCTTCCGCTCGCTTGCGTCATCAGGTTGAAGGCTGGACGCTGGAGCTGCTGCATCCCTCAGTTTAGTCCTAGTCGTTTTATTGCTGTCCCTGCGATCGCCAGGAAGAGCAGCTTAGGGAAGGCAACAGGCTTTATCTCTTCTACTGCCGAAGGCTTCCTGTACTGCTAAAGGCTTCCTGGAACGGGTGTCGTTTTGCCTGCTATGCAAAGAATTTATTCGATCGAGATCTGCTGAGGTCCGTTACCGTTACTTTGGCTGGTGTTCTGATTGAAGGCTGAAGTTTGGGTTGGGGTGAAGCCACCCTGCTGCTCAAGCCAGCTTTTTACGGGATCGTCCGCCAGATTGAGCCGCAGTAGCCCGGAGACAAAGCCACCCAGGAATGCGATCGGATGTCCAGCGAGTTCGCGGACTACAGGAGTTAATTCGTCCATAAACATAGGAAATCTCTTAGCTAGCCGTCACGCTGATCCTAGCGTGAAATTGAGCCACAGTCAGCGGTTAGCTTAAGCAGAAGTGCATTTCATCTAACCTTCAGTATCAGAGTGAATGGGGATGAGGCAGGCTGTTCACTCAATGTCAGAGCGTCGTAAGAACGTCATCGCGAAGAGAAGCGTTAACCTTCTTGCGTTAACTTTTTACAGTGGTCTTACACTAGTTTGATCAATGCTCTGACAGTGGTCTAGTGCGATGCAATGTTGATGGTCAGGAAGATGCTTCTGGAACAATGCGGTTAGTAACTTCGTCTAACGACTTCGCCTCAGTGTCTCAGCCAGAATAAGGGGTATTGTGCCACTGCCAGAATTGACCCTTGCGATGTTGGCGGCTTGAATATGACAGGATATTGTGTTGCTTTGCTGCGCCACGATATCGATTCTACTTTGTTGAACTGGGCGGGCGAGATGCCCACCCCACGAGCGTTTGCTTCTACTTCTCGACTTTGACTTCAGGCATCATACACTTGTCGCTGTCGCAGCCTGCCGGACCTGCCTCGCTGAGTTCTCCCGAATCGTAGCGACTGAGGGCATAGTGGAAGTCATCTGTTTGACGACGCTCCAGCACTTCGCGACTCAGGCGATCGAACTCTTCTTTGGAAATCGGCTCGAAGGGCAGACGGGGGAAGGTCTGGTGATCGTCGAACCGTGCCAGCAGTGCCGCAGAGATGTAGCCTTCGTCGTTCTGGATGGTTTCGTAAATGCGCTGCGCCAGTGCCTCAACTTCGGATTCGCGGAGTTCGATCGTGGCGGAAGTGTTGTGGGTTGTGTAATGCCGCTGTACCTGCATATAGAAGTCCATTTGCGCCAGGGCATTGAACTTGGAGATCTCGACGCGATCGGCTCCCGGAATATTTGCCCAGGGGACTTCGACGGGGATCTCGACTAGCCATTCGGTACAGCGGGGATCAAAGGGATTGTCGAGCAGGCGACCCTGTTCGTCCTTATCCGACTGAGACGGAACGATCTTGTAGCCGTACTCCAGGCAAGCCAGCGCCACCGGATCGTTTTTACGGAAGGTAATCCGGCGAATAAACCGCTGTGCCTTGGGAGGATGCCACCCCGGACTTGCGCTAGTCAGGAGCGACTTGGTTCCGGCAGGCTGGACGGTGGTGCAGCGATTGGGACGTTGCAGTCCGTGGCGATCGCAGTAATCCCACACGACGCGATGCACAATTTCCTTCCAGCGCGTCAGGTACTCCTTCTCGCGCTCCTTGAACTTCAAGCCCGTCATTGTATCGGGACGACCCTGCTCCCACCAGTTCAACCACTCGACGCCAAACGCCTGCACAAAGAAGTCAAACAGTCCGGTGAAGGATACGCCCACGATCGGGTCGATCGATCGAGAGTAGCGATATCGCGGTTCCTGAAACTGATGATTCAGCAGGGCAGCAACCGAGAGGGCAGCGGCAGTAAAGGCAGCTTCCTGGTCTTCTAAGTTATTTGGATCAAGCTGATTGAGATGTACCTCTGCTAAGTTGCAGTGGAAATTTTCGCCCAGGATTTCGCCACATGGGTTCAATCCATAGCGCCCCAGCCGATGCTGCAACTCTTCATCAGAAATTCCTGGAACCTGCTGCTGAATCCACTCTGCTCCGTTACCTTGTTCGTATACTTTGAGAAATTCAGATTTTAATTCAGCCGTTTTCAGTAAATCGGCATTACTGCGGGCGATTGCCTCTGGTGCAAACTGAATTGCCCCCTCACCGGAGTAGAACTGTTTGCGGACGGCATCGGTGCATTCTTCCAGGGTGGGTTTGCGGTGGAAGACGCGGGTATGGTTTGCCATGCGGAGAACGTCCCGTTCGGGGTCGATCCGCCAGTTGCCCTCAGCGTCCTGCATCCACAGGTTGTCTTTTGCCGTTGCGCCAAGCTGATCATCGGCGTCGAACTGCCTCATGCCCGCACTGCGACGAATGTTTCCGGCTACTACGCAGGCAGCGGCTTCATCGATGAGCAGACAGCACTCTACGGAAGTTAACTGCCGCCCAACTGCTTTATTTAAGATAGAAGCGCAGCGATCGTACAGAGCAGGTAGACGAATTGGGTTTGCCATTCCGCCGAATCCCTTCAGCCGTTCACCCGCTGGACGCACAGAGCTGAGGTCGATCGTGACTTCGACTGTGCCAGTAAAGCGCTCGTCTGTGGAAAGCTCCAGCAGAGTTTGATAGGAATCCACCCATCCCTTGCGGCTATCGCCCACGCGAATCAAAACCTGACTGCCGTTAATTTCGATCGTCGTTTCATCCTGCCGGACTTCCGGAGGCGTTGCGCCAATTTCGCCCTGCATTTTCACGCTGAGGACGTTGCGGATTGCCGGAAGCAGAGAGAGATATTTCGGCTCCAGAATCGCTCCTGTACCGCAGCCCATCATGGCAAGATCCATCATCAAGCCGAAGGCACGCCAGTCGGTGACATTGGTGCTGGTGCAGTTATACGCGCCGGAGAAGTTTTCGGGCTTCTCAATCCAGGCAGTTCCACCTACCCAGAGCCAGCGACCGGAGGACAGACTTTTTAACTCTCGCTGCATCCGCCGCAGCAGATCGGCTTCTTCGGGGGTGAGCTTGCCCAGTTCGACAATGCCCCGTAAGGTGCGATCGCAGACCTCATCCCAGGATTCGCGCAAGTTCGCCGCCTTTTCACCGCGACGGCTATAGGTGCGGAAAAACACAGGATTGGCAGCGGGAGCCGCTTCAGGGAACGGTTGAACGGTGCGGTTGCGTTCGAGGTCTTGAACCATAGTGCGTCCTCGTTGTGATGACAGCAGAGTAATAATAGGTGACTAGCGGTGAAGCTATGAAAGAAACCCTACTGGTAGCGATACCTGGGTCTAAGCAAAACTATCCTACTCTAGATCTAGAGATTTGACACCGATCAATTCCTGACTTGTTGGGGAAAAGCAAAATCATCCATTTCAAGCAAAAAGCCCGGCTTTTCCTGTTTATTGTGACAACTCTCTGCGGGAGGATGATCCGTCGCAGGGGACAGAGTAGCAATCCCGTGCTCAGTCTGTCGAAACTGCCCCTAGTCCCAAATTCTGGGTAAACTTTGCTTTCCTCTTTCCTAACGAACCTAAGCGACGTTGGCTCTTGCTCCACATTGAGCCGCATAGGCGATCGCCAGTCCATCGGCACTGTCATCGGGGGAGGGAGGTTTGGGCAAGCCAAAGATATGCATAACTGCCTGCTTAATATCCGCTTTGCTGGCTCCGTACTGAGCAACAGCAGCTTTCACCTGCGATTGATGCAGAAACGTCACTTCCTTCAGCCCCCATTCGCCTAATGCCAGTTCAATCACGCCCAGCGCCCGCAGCACTTTTCCCGCATTGGTGTTATCACGCCCAAAGAAGGGCATTTCCATCGCCACCACATCGGGCTTAACCATCTCGCACAAGTCTTTAATATCTGTGTGAATCTGGCTCAGGCGCTCGTACATGGGGGCTTTTGCCGGAGTTTTAATCACGCCATACTCTAATGCCTCGCAGCCGCGAATCACCCCAAAGCCAATGGTGGCGATCGCCGGGTCGATGCCGAGAATAACGCAGTCGTTAAGATCGAGGAAGGTAGTCATAAGAGCAATTGTACTGCTCTTGAGCGGAACTGCGCATTATGTCTTCTGAAGAAGGATCTCCTTGTTTGTGACTTGCTCACCAATCCTTGACTTACAAATTTTCTACTTCATTGAAATGGACATCTCTTGTTACCAGTGTTACCAGCATCAGATAATGCTGTAGGGTAAAAGCTGTGATCTAGAGATTATTTTTCAAATAATGGGTGTTCTATAAGCCTCAATTAATTCTCAATTTCACTGGCTTGAGCTGACTATGGAAAGCCTCAAAAGAGGGCTATAGCCGTATAACGAAAAAACAGCGACGGCTAGTAATTCTGAACTTGGTGTCAGTATCTCTAGTCCGTCGATTGCTGCATGGTATTAGTTTACAGAAGACCAGTGACGACTCCGATAGCTTAGCGGCAAGAAGAATTTTTGAACGATAGATGCTGAGAAAGAACCAGAGGACAAAACAGGAAAAATAGGCGTACTTGATTATCAACAGGAATCCTGTAACTTACTGGGCTACATCTGAAAAGATTCTAGAGTTTCCGTACAAGACTTTTAGACGTTCTACAGGTAGTAGTTGAATCAGAGGAACAGCTCGGTAGAAGTCATAGCTATGCATAGTGACTCGTCTCGCCATCATAGAAGGAAATTGAACTGCTAGGACCTTGGTTAAATCATATGCCTCAAAGTTGCTATCAAATCCTTCTAAACTCACTGGGATTACTTCACTTGTTGTAGGGAAGAACCAAACAAAATTACCATCTTGATAAACGTCTACAACCGCTATTTCTACCCCAGCAAAACCAGGAGGAGGAGAAAAAATTCTTCTTTGTTCAGTTCTAACTAAAGCTCTAATTTCGGTCTTCACTTCTTCTCTGGTTGTTGCTTTGATATTGGTCTCAGATGCTACCTTTGCTTTGAAAGCTTCTAAGGGAATGTCAGCGCTAGCTCCAATTCCTTGCCCAAAGACAAGTTCCCAGATTCTTGTAATTGATACTAGTCTGGCAATCTCAGTAGAAACGGATTCCTCAATAGTTTCACCTGGAGGAATGATATTGGTGATAGCTAATTGCCCAGTTCCAATCAGCCTTGATTCCTGATAGTTCGATATATACCTGACACTAATTTTGTCTAATAGATCTCCTGATCTTCCTCCTAGACCTATCACTCTAATATTTTCTAATTCATCTTTTTTTCCTCCCCTTCCTCCTCCATTAATGGTTCTGCCTTTATTGGTTTGAAATTCTAGAAAATCGATGTTCCAGTCAGATCTGACTACGATTTTATTGATGTATTCATCACGACCTAGCTCTAATTGCTCCGTTTCTCTACCTCCACGTCCACCGTACCTTCTTCCATTTAGAATTAATGCATCAACGGCATCTCCCGTTTGTACACCTAAAGTTTTAATTGGTTGAATAGGAAATGGAGAACCACCATCTCTATTGAAAGGATTATTCCCACCAAAAGACTTAATGACAATAGACATGATTTCTACCTCATTCTAATGTTCTGTTAACTGTTTTTCTCTGTTGAAAGAGGCAAAACGGTTCTTCTGTGTTACCTGCTGATAAGTGAAGACTTCCGAATCTGGCAAAGTTCTTAGTTCTTGCAGATAAGACCTATCCTCACCGTGTAGGCTTAGCTACAAGTCCAGAAGAGCTGAGTTGCCGGTCATTAACCTACTAAAAGCAGGATATTTCCCAAGCGTTTTTTGGACAATTAGTCATTTGACGAATTTTTTTGTTAAGGAAAAGTGACAGGAATCTCGCTTACAGCAAAAGAATGCAATAATTCCACTAACTTTTTGAAACCATTCATAATTTCAGTTTCTTTCGCGCTCAAGGAGGAAATCGTGATGGCGCAGCTTTTAACGCAGGACTATGAGCAAGTCCTGATATTTTTGCAAAGGCTGTACGCACCTAGCTGTTTAAGAGACTGGTCAAATTATCTGCCTTCGGCGATCTCCAAACTCATTCCGGCAGATATGCCCGGTATCTGCGAAGTTGATTTTACGCAAGCTCAATTCGTTGATGGAACATCACTTCCTCACATGTCTGATGAGTACGTTCAGGAAGTAAGTAACCAATATTTGCCTGAACATCCGTTCATGGCTCACTATCTGAGAACTAGGGATTGCCGAGCTTACAAGCTGTCGGACTTTGTGAATGAGCAACAGCTTCATCTCATGGAGGGGCTGTATCAAAAATTCCTCCGCCCAATTGGAATTGAAGAACAGCTAACTCTTAGCTTGCCTCATGAAAATCCCAACACTATAGATGCCATAGTTCTATTTAGAAGTGAGAGGAGCTTTACAGAGCGCGATCGCACAATTCTCAATCTGCTCCTTCCCCACTTAATGCAAGCCCGTCAAACTGCTCATATCTTTTCGCAAATGGAGCAGCATACTCAACAACTCCAGAATTCCCTGAACGTAGCTGGAGCGGTTGCCATTTCTAGGGAAGGGCGTATTCAACTGATGACTCCCAAAGCAGAGCATTGGCTTCAGCAGTATTTTCCATTCAAGAATCTCAGTCAGTCATTGCCAGAACATCTACAGCGATGGGTGAACTATCAAAAGACTTTATTGGCTAGAGAGGAGTTTCTCTCCAAGCCTCGGCTTCCCTTAAAGATGGAACAGGATGGCAAATATCTCACAGCACGCTTTGTCACTGACCCCAACCAAGATCAGTATCTGCTCCTTTTAGAAGAACAGCGAAAGCAAAAGCTGTCCAGGGAAGATTTTGAGTTGTTGGGCTTAAGTAAGCGAGAGGCTGAGGTTCTGTATTGGGTTGCCAAAGGCAAAGAAAATTCAGAAATTGCGGAAGTTTTATATGTTGGCGTGGCAACGATTAGGAAGCATCTAGAGCATATTTACCAAAAACTAGAGGTTAAAAATCGTGCTTCGGCGGTTGTGGAGGCATTGAAGCGTTTGGGCATGTTGCACTGCGAGTAGAATGTATCGGGGTTCTTCAAACTGAAGGGTTAAGGATAGCTGGCAGTTATAGCTAACAGTTAATGAAGATTGATTCCTCCGCAGCTTGAATCAATTCACAACTTATCATTCTATTCCTAAGTTACCTTCTCACGTCTTTGAAGTTGATTTCTGAGAAGTGGATTTCTGAAGATAGATTAGGTCGCCCCTCCCATCTGCATCCTCTAAAACAACCCCTACCCGCCCTACCCCCACTCCCCTACTCTCTACCAACCCATCCGCGTCCATTTCACCGAAAATAAAAGAAATACCTTCACCTCTCTTTCCCTATGGCAGACTCCACTTCCAATATCGCCTTGCTGAAAACCCTGCTGCATCTGCGCCATCTGGAACTCAAAGCGCGAATGGTTCCCTTTTCGGGGTGGGAAATGCCCGTACAGTATGAGGGAATTAGCAAAGAGCATCAGGCAGTTCGGCAAACGGCAGGAATGTTTGATATCTCCCATATGGGCAAGTTTGTCTTGCAGGGCAAAGATCTGATTGACCAGTTGCAGACCCTTGTCCCTTCGGATTTGAGTCGGCTTCAGGTGGGCGAGGCGCAATATACGGTATTGCTGAACGATCGCGGCGGCATTATTGATGATCTGATTATCTACTACCAGGGCGAAACGCCAGACGGCATCCAGCGCATTACCACGATCGTTAATGCGGCAACGACGGAGAAGGACCGCACCTGGCTGAAAGATCATCTTGACCTGAGTCAACTTGAATTCACTGACCTTTCGCCCGACAAGGTATTAATTGCCGTTCAGGGACCGCAGGCGATCGCTAAACTTCAGCCCTTTGTGCAGGAAGACCTGTTTCAGGTGAAGCGGTTTGGGCACCTCGAAGGCACGGTGCTGGGGATGCCGGGATTTCTGGCGCGGACGGGCTACACGGGTGAGGATGGCTATGAAGTGATGGTTGATCCGGGGGTGGGTGAGGCATTGTGGGAGGAACTGCGCTCGGCGGGTGTGGTGCCCTGTGGACTGGGGGCGAGGGATACCCTGCGGCTAGAGGCGGCAATGGCACTTTACGGCATGGATATCGATGAAACGACCACTCCTCTAGAGGCGGGTTTGGGCTGGTTAGTGCATCTCGATCGCAAAGGGGATTTTATGGGGCGCTCGGTGCTGGAACAGCAAAAGCAAAACGGCGTTCAGCGGCGACTGGTGGGACTGCGAACCGAGGGACGCAACATTGCTCGCCACGGCTATCCGGTTCAGGTTGAGGGCAGCTCCATTGGTGAAGTCACCAGCGGCACCCTTTCTCCTACTCTGGGCTACCCGATCGCCCTGGCATATGTCCCGGCGGAACTGGCACAGGTCGATCGAGTCTTGCAGGTAGAAATTCGCGGCAAGAGCTATCCGGCTACCGTTGTGAAGCGTCCATTTTACAAGAGTCCTTCCCTGTCCTAAGGCTTTTGGGAGAATTGGCGATCGCGCTCCGATTTCCTGTTTCACAGGGGAGTCTTTGTACAATAGGAAGCAGTACCTCGAACCCTGTGGGTTCAGATTAAGCGGATTGTTTGGTTAGGAGCAGGCGCGATGCCTTTAGATTCATCTTCCGATGCAAAAATGCAGCAGCTACGAATCGTTAGAAAGAAACTGCTGGCACTTCATAAAGCGTTGCTGGACTCGGAGAAGGGCATATACGAACAGTTTTACGGTAAAGTTCAGACCACTGGAGAATATTTTCGACTGGTGACTAGCCACGAATGGTTTAGCTGGCTGCGCCCTATCTCCCAGTTCATTGTGCAAATGGATGATGTGATTCACACCAAAGAACCAATCGCCCCAGAGACGATCGATCAGCTCTTGCAGCAGGCGGAACAGTTGATGCAGCCCGACTCGGAAGGCAGCAGCCTTAACCAGCGCTATCTTCATGCCATCCAGCGCGATCCGCAGATTGCCCTGATGCACGCAGACTATCGGCGTCAGTTTGCTTCCCAGTAGACTGTTATCAGTTCGCTTATCAGTTTGCTCAGTTAATCAACTCGGTTAATCAACCGGTAGACAAATAGGTGCTGTAAAAATGGAGGACGGGTTCCATTCAGAACCGCTATCTGCACAGGCGGAACCACTCTTTGCGTGCATTGCAGCCCTCCAGCAGGCAAACCGCGCCCTTGAACAGCAGCTCGCCGATAAAACCTCTGCACTGCAAGCCGCAATGCGGCAAATTCAGCAGGAGCAGGTCGATCGTCAATGCGCTGAGACATTGTTGAGCC from Leptolyngbya ohadii IS1 includes the following:
- the crtR gene encoding beta-carotene hydroxylase, which translates into the protein MSEAVQPLTVPREFLGAPGAWNPTLLMFLVSVTLVILSTIGYWCWHVPDWICFCANVLALHMVGTVIHDASHNVAHRNRIMNAVLGHGSALLLGFSYPVFTRVHMQHHANVNDPDNDPDHYVSNGGPLWLIAARFFYHEIFFFKRRLWRKYELLEWAIARLIVISVVVLAIHYHFLGYVFNFWFTPAGVVGLALGLFFDYLPHRPFQERDRWKNARVYPNPILNVLIMGQNYHLIHHLWPSIPWYKYQGAYRATKPLLDAKGCHQTLGLLKSGKDFWHFVYDALLGIHFHGHSAPVEALEGAAAELHEVTELHEMTIEAGTRGGDSSRMATVDGSHSSHKSAA
- a CDS encoding tetratricopeptide repeat protein, encoding MNIRTFASQTKKTSAKQSSQRDNRTSRPTGANRLNPDLTPATTRRWYRFGKKLQESHAVCPQSSFNRAAQSQLLRQEALGQAQQGNFEVAVALFSELIEQYPDSASDYSNRGLVYFQGGQFEAAIADYNRAIELNPLLDSAYNNRANYYASQGQFLEAILDYDVALDLNPANVRVWINQGITFRELEMYERALESFELALCLGRLEGHIYAERGRTYHLWGDWNCALADYRRAIEHLPEAGKQSPNPSARLRHQVEGWTLELLHPSV
- the nrdJ gene encoding ribonucleoside-triphosphate reductase, adenosylcobalamin-dependent produces the protein MVQDLERNRTVQPFPEAAPAANPVFFRTYSRRGEKAANLRESWDEVCDRTLRGIVELGKLTPEEADLLRRMQRELKSLSSGRWLWVGGTAWIEKPENFSGAYNCTSTNVTDWRAFGLMMDLAMMGCGTGAILEPKYLSLLPAIRNVLSVKMQGEIGATPPEVRQDETTIEINGSQVLIRVGDSRKGWVDSYQTLLELSTDERFTGTVEVTIDLSSVRPAGERLKGFGGMANPIRLPALYDRCASILNKAVGRQLTSVECCLLIDEAAACVVAGNIRRSAGMRQFDADDQLGATAKDNLWMQDAEGNWRIDPERDVLRMANHTRVFHRKPTLEECTDAVRKQFYSGEGAIQFAPEAIARSNADLLKTAELKSEFLKVYEQGNGAEWIQQQVPGISDEELQHRLGRYGLNPCGEILGENFHCNLAEVHLNQLDPNNLEDQEAAFTAAALSVAALLNHQFQEPRYRYSRSIDPIVGVSFTGLFDFFVQAFGVEWLNWWEQGRPDTMTGLKFKEREKEYLTRWKEIVHRVVWDYCDRHGLQRPNRCTTVQPAGTKSLLTSASPGWHPPKAQRFIRRITFRKNDPVALACLEYGYKIVPSQSDKDEQGRLLDNPFDPRCTEWLVEIPVEVPWANIPGADRVEISKFNALAQMDFYMQVQRHYTTHNTSATIELRESEVEALAQRIYETIQNDEGYISAALLARFDDHQTFPRLPFEPISKEEFDRLSREVLERRQTDDFHYALSRYDSGELSEAGPAGCDSDKCMMPEVKVEK
- a CDS encoding crossover junction endodeoxyribonuclease RuvC, yielding MTTFLDLNDCVILGIDPAIATIGFGVIRGCEALEYGVIKTPAKAPMYERLSQIHTDIKDLCEMVKPDVVAMEMPFFGRDNTNAGKVLRALGVIELALGEWGLKEVTFLHQSQVKAAVAQYGASKADIKQAVMHIFGLPKPPSPDDSADGLAIAYAAQCGARANVA
- a CDS encoding jacalin-like lectin produces the protein MSIVIKSFGGNNPFNRDGGSPFPIQPIKTLGVQTGDAVDALILNGRRYGGRGGRETEQLELGRDEYINKIVVRSDWNIDFLEFQTNKGRTINGGGRGGKKDELENIRVIGLGGRSGDLLDKISVRYISNYQESRLIGTGQLAITNIIPPGETIEESVSTEIARLVSITRIWELVFGQGIGASADIPLEAFKAKVASETNIKATTREEVKTEIRALVRTEQRRIFSPPPGFAGVEIAVVDVYQDGNFVWFFPTTSEVIPVSLEGFDSNFEAYDLTKVLAVQFPSMMARRVTMHSYDFYRAVPLIQLLPVERLKVLYGNSRIFSDVAQ
- a CDS encoding response regulator transcription factor, translating into MTGISLTAKECNNSTNFLKPFIISVSFALKEEIVMAQLLTQDYEQVLIFLQRLYAPSCLRDWSNYLPSAISKLIPADMPGICEVDFTQAQFVDGTSLPHMSDEYVQEVSNQYLPEHPFMAHYLRTRDCRAYKLSDFVNEQQLHLMEGLYQKFLRPIGIEEQLTLSLPHENPNTIDAIVLFRSERSFTERDRTILNLLLPHLMQARQTAHIFSQMEQHTQQLQNSLNVAGAVAISREGRIQLMTPKAEHWLQQYFPFKNLSQSLPEHLQRWVNYQKTLLAREEFLSKPRLPLKMEQDGKYLTARFVTDPNQDQYLLLLEEQRKQKLSREDFELLGLSKREAEVLYWVAKGKENSEIAEVLYVGVATIRKHLEHIYQKLEVKNRASAVVEALKRLGMLHCE
- the gcvT gene encoding glycine cleavage system aminomethyltransferase GcvT, with the protein product MADSTSNIALLKTLLHLRHLELKARMVPFSGWEMPVQYEGISKEHQAVRQTAGMFDISHMGKFVLQGKDLIDQLQTLVPSDLSRLQVGEAQYTVLLNDRGGIIDDLIIYYQGETPDGIQRITTIVNAATTEKDRTWLKDHLDLSQLEFTDLSPDKVLIAVQGPQAIAKLQPFVQEDLFQVKRFGHLEGTVLGMPGFLARTGYTGEDGYEVMVDPGVGEALWEELRSAGVVPCGLGARDTLRLEAAMALYGMDIDETTTPLEAGLGWLVHLDRKGDFMGRSVLEQQKQNGVQRRLVGLRTEGRNIARHGYPVQVEGSSIGEVTSGTLSPTLGYPIALAYVPAELAQVDRVLQVEIRGKSYPATVVKRPFYKSPSLS